In bacterium YEK0313, one genomic interval encodes:
- the puuB_2 gene encoding Gamma-glutamylputrescine oxidoreductase, protein MAKPAGQTGSVWAAGAAPAPFPPLDGDHRTETVVVGAGIVGLTAALRLVEQGRAVTVLEGLRAGRQVTGRSTAKITTQHRLIYRDLIAGVGTERAGAYAEANMCGAAQIDQWIAEHGIACDVERKAAYVYTEDPGRRGDLDAEAAAARSLGLAAEVVARAPLPFATAGALRFPDQAQFNPVRYLEGLARAVVARGGRIQEDSRVLAVDEGARWRAVTARGAVEADHVVVATNMTIQTPVGMANRTQPRSHVVMAFRIDDPGAVDGMFISVEEPSHSLRTGRDASGPVLVVLGPHFGTGLDGNVAARFTALERWARARLPVGEALWHWCNEDYDTADRIPLAGEPDPIKAAGFHIATGFNAWGITNGTAAGLMIADCICGKRHPWTELYDPARPLPSDFHRNGDSGSYVAGPDDIGPGEGGVIVRGEEKIALWREPDGTLHALSAACTHKGCTVTWNNVERSWDCPCHGSIFAADGAVIHGPARTPLGPAKGFG, encoded by the coding sequence ATGGCGAAACCGGCGGGCCAGACGGGCAGTGTATGGGCCGCCGGCGCCGCGCCCGCGCCCTTCCCGCCGCTGGACGGCGACCACCGCACCGAGACAGTGGTCGTCGGCGCCGGCATCGTCGGCCTGACCGCCGCCCTCCGGCTGGTGGAGCAGGGCCGTGCGGTCACGGTGCTGGAAGGGCTGCGCGCCGGGCGCCAGGTCACCGGCCGGTCCACCGCCAAGATCACCACCCAGCACCGCCTCATCTATCGCGACCTGATCGCCGGCGTCGGCACCGAGCGGGCGGGCGCCTATGCCGAGGCGAACATGTGCGGCGCGGCGCAGATCGACCAATGGATCGCCGAGCATGGCATCGCATGCGATGTCGAGCGCAAGGCGGCTTATGTCTACACCGAGGACCCCGGCCGCCGCGGCGATCTCGATGCGGAAGCGGCAGCGGCGCGCAGCCTCGGCCTCGCGGCCGAGGTGGTGGCGCGCGCGCCGCTGCCTTTCGCGACAGCCGGCGCCTTGCGTTTCCCCGATCAGGCGCAGTTCAATCCGGTCCGCTATCTCGAAGGCCTGGCGCGAGCCGTCGTCGCGCGCGGCGGCCGGATCCAAGAGGACAGCCGGGTGCTCGCCGTCGACGAGGGCGCGCGCTGGCGCGCCGTCACGGCGCGCGGAGCGGTCGAGGCCGACCATGTCGTCGTCGCCACCAACATGACGATCCAGACGCCGGTCGGCATGGCGAACCGCACGCAGCCCCGCAGCCATGTGGTCATGGCCTTCCGCATCGACGATCCCGGCGCGGTGGACGGCATGTTCATCAGCGTCGAGGAGCCTTCCCATTCGCTGCGCACCGGGCGCGACGCTTCGGGTCCGGTCCTCGTCGTGCTCGGCCCGCATTTCGGCACGGGCCTCGACGGCAATGTCGCCGCGCGGTTCACGGCGCTCGAGCGATGGGCGCGGGCGCGCCTGCCGGTCGGCGAAGCGCTCTGGCACTGGTGCAACGAGGACTACGACACCGCCGACCGGATCCCGCTGGCCGGCGAGCCAGATCCGATCAAGGCGGCAGGCTTCCACATCGCGACCGGCTTCAATGCCTGGGGCATCACCAACGGTACCGCGGCCGGCCTCATGATCGCCGATTGCATCTGCGGCAAGCGTCATCCGTGGACGGAGCTCTACGATCCCGCGCGGCCGCTGCCCTCCGACTTCCACCGCAATGGCGACAGCGGGTCATATGTTGCGGGCCCCGACGACATCGGTCCGGGCGAGGGAGGCGTGATCGTCAGGGGCGAGGAGAAGATCGCCCTGTGGCGCGAGCCGGACGGCACGCTGCATGCGCTGTCCGCCGCGTGCACCCACAAGGGCTGCACGGTGACCTGGAACAATGTCGAGCGGAGCTGGGACTGCCCCTGCCACGGCTCGATCTTCGCGGCCGACGGTGCCGTCATCCACGGGCCGGCACGCACGCCGCTCGGGCCGGCGAAGGGTTTCGGCTGA
- a CDS encoding putative kinase inhibitor protein, producing the protein MAFALESPAFADGQPIPDTHARDGRNLSPPLRWRDPPAGTRSFLLVVEDPDAPNGLFRHWAIYDIASERNQLPEGTTSGAKTESLGRGVNDFGNARYDGPQPPRGHGVHHYHFRLSALDVETLHCGPKTPIADVIDRARPHVIASTELVGTYEAR; encoded by the coding sequence ATGGCTTTCGCGCTCGAAAGTCCCGCCTTCGCCGACGGTCAGCCCATTCCGGACACTCACGCCCGCGACGGGCGCAACCTGTCGCCGCCGCTGCGATGGCGCGATCCGCCCGCGGGCACCCGCAGCTTCCTCCTGGTTGTCGAGGATCCGGACGCGCCGAACGGCCTGTTCCGCCATTGGGCGATCTACGATATCGCCAGCGAGCGCAACCAGTTGCCGGAGGGCACCACGTCCGGCGCCAAGACCGAAAGCCTCGGCCGGGGCGTCAACGATTTCGGCAATGCCCGCTATGACGGTCCCCAGCCGCCGCGGGGGCATGGCGTGCACCACTACCATTTCCGGCTCTCGGCGCTCGATGTCGAGACGTTGCATTGCGGACCGAAGACGCCCATTGCCGACGTCATCGATCGGGCGCGCCCGCATGTGATCGCCTCCACCGAGCTCGTCGGCACCTACGAGGCCCGCTGA
- a CDS encoding Extracellular serine protease precursor — protein sequence MRIGSGGTGGGAGLFLYGGGSLINEDGMIVGGAGGAVRTGGDAGVGGAGVLTNRGTITNRGSIEGGRGGEQLAGAGSGPASGAGGAGIEAWGATITNEGAGRILGGAAGALRDSRPGRGGAGVILRDGWPSSLVNDGRIEGGLGGSQFTVGSRIDGGAGGSGVEAGGGEITNNAMGRISGGSGGTGTRHGGEAGVGVLFRASGRLVNAGEIAGGSGGWSEGQGDGARGGDAAVLQNGGTVTNTGRLQGGRGGNGFDGSGGAGGTGVRASDAAITNVAGAEIIGGDGGAGSGLVHGAGGAGIAGSGLTITNGGSISGGLGADGTTRAASLALMSGASRLTMGPAGKLEGAIDIAGGASLTLDQSDNDATIGVVITGAGSLIKTGTATVVLSATATHSGGTTIREGVLAAGGSNALGSGAVTLDGGTLRASSGLILNNELTINRWGGTLDAGATGIAVNGAISDGDGPGTLTIAGTATSLSGWVVFATQNSYASATHITAGAGLSGMIAGSLSPNSDHIVDGTLDTAYAAAVTLRSLAGAATGRVVALGPDDRTLTLAMPSGTADFAGTIFDSSDGGRVSVVKTGAGHQIFSGTNSYTGNTTVDGGTLSVNGSVVASPLVTVNASGTLGGTGTVGETIVNAGGTLAPGNSIGTLTVQGNLTFAAGSTYAIEVSPLGSDRVNVSGTATLGGATVAASYAPGAYVTKRYTILTAGSISGAFAGPVNTNLPANFSVALKQDATRVHLDLTLNYVPGGPDPGGPNPGGPNPGGPNPGGPDPGGPVPPRFGTGLTVNQAHVARALVNSFNTAGGIPLVFGALTPTGLSGASGEAATGIQAATIGVMSRFLGLMTDPYSNGRNASVTEMADLARGPRSVIVAEPARWSAWASGYGGVQALGGNTAIGSHGTSTSIYGSAFGADYRVSTDTVIGFALGAAGTSYRLGQGLGGGSSDVFQIGLYGRHQIGAAYVAAALAYGWQDVTTERRFMGDRLTGRFTANAVSGRIETGYRFAAGFAGLTPYAAGEVVSLSVPGYREQVTSGSGLFALGYAGRSATAWRTELGLRADTAIRIGEAELTLRGRLAWAHNVNPSAIVSASFTSLPASGFVVQGAREAPNALLTSAGAELKWTNGWSAAATFEGSFSGRGSSYAGRGTLRYQW from the coding sequence ATGAGAATAGGCTCGGGCGGCACCGGCGGCGGCGCGGGTCTCTTTCTCTACGGCGGCGGCAGCCTGATCAATGAAGACGGGATGATCGTCGGCGGCGCCGGGGGCGCGGTGCGGACCGGCGGCGATGCAGGCGTTGGCGGCGCTGGGGTGCTGACCAACCGGGGGACGATCACCAATCGCGGCTCGATCGAGGGCGGCAGGGGCGGCGAACAGCTGGCGGGCGCCGGCTCGGGACCTGCATCCGGCGCCGGCGGCGCGGGCATCGAGGCATGGGGCGCCACCATCACCAACGAAGGCGCGGGGCGTATCCTTGGCGGCGCTGCGGGCGCGCTACGGGACAGCCGCCCTGGTCGCGGCGGCGCAGGCGTGATCCTGCGAGATGGGTGGCCCAGCTCACTCGTCAATGACGGGCGGATCGAAGGCGGCCTTGGCGGCTCGCAGTTCACCGTCGGCAGCCGGATCGATGGTGGCGCGGGCGGCAGCGGCGTCGAGGCGGGCGGCGGCGAGATTACCAACAATGCCATGGGCCGGATTTCCGGCGGCAGTGGCGGAACCGGGACACGCCATGGTGGCGAGGCCGGGGTCGGCGTCCTGTTCCGGGCCTCCGGCCGCCTCGTCAATGCGGGCGAGATCGCCGGTGGATCGGGCGGGTGGAGCGAAGGCCAAGGTGATGGCGCGCGCGGCGGCGATGCGGCCGTGCTGCAGAATGGCGGCACGGTGACCAATACGGGCAGGCTGCAGGGCGGGCGTGGCGGTAACGGCTTCGATGGTTCCGGCGGCGCGGGTGGAACGGGCGTGCGCGCGAGCGATGCCGCCATCACCAATGTCGCAGGTGCCGAGATCATCGGGGGCGATGGCGGTGCCGGCAGCGGCCTGGTCCACGGCGCCGGCGGCGCCGGCATAGCGGGCAGCGGCCTGACGATCACCAATGGCGGCAGCATTTCCGGTGGCCTTGGGGCTGACGGGACGACGCGGGCCGCTTCGCTCGCCCTGATGAGCGGCGCGAGCCGCCTGACCATGGGGCCGGCGGGCAAGCTCGAGGGCGCCATCGACATTGCGGGCGGCGCATCACTCACACTCGACCAGTCGGACAACGACGCGACGATCGGTGTGGTGATCACTGGCGCCGGCAGCCTGATCAAGACCGGCACGGCGACGGTCGTCCTGTCGGCAACCGCCACCCATTCCGGCGGGACGACGATCCGGGAAGGCGTGCTGGCGGCCGGAGGCAGCAATGCGCTCGGCAGTGGCGCGGTCACGCTCGATGGCGGCACCTTGCGCGCCAGCAGCGGTCTTATTCTAAACAACGAACTGACGATCAACCGGTGGGGCGGCACGCTCGATGCGGGAGCGACCGGTATCGCGGTCAATGGAGCCATATCCGACGGCGACGGCCCGGGCACGCTGACCATTGCCGGCACCGCGACTTCGCTGTCGGGGTGGGTCGTTTTCGCCACGCAGAACAGCTACGCCTCCGCGACCCATATCACCGCGGGCGCCGGCCTGAGCGGCATGATTGCGGGCTCGCTGTCACCGAACTCGGACCATATCGTCGATGGCACGCTGGACACGGCCTATGCCGCGGCGGTGACGCTGCGCTCGCTGGCGGGTGCGGCGACCGGGCGGGTCGTGGCCTTGGGCCCGGACGACCGCACGCTCACCCTGGCCATGCCCAGCGGCACGGCCGATTTTGCCGGAACGATCTTCGATTCCTCCGATGGCGGCCGGGTTTCGGTCGTGAAGACCGGCGCCGGCCACCAGATCTTCTCCGGCACCAACAGCTATACCGGCAACACCACGGTCGACGGCGGCACGCTGAGCGTCAACGGCTCGGTCGTCGCCTCGCCCCTGGTGACGGTCAATGCCAGCGGCACGCTCGGCGGCACCGGCACGGTCGGCGAAACCATCGTCAATGCCGGCGGCACGCTGGCGCCCGGCAATTCCATCGGCACGCTCACCGTCCAGGGCAATCTCACCTTTGCGGCCGGCTCCACCTATGCGATCGAGGTCTCGCCGCTCGGTTCTGATCGTGTCAATGTCTCCGGCACTGCCACCCTCGGCGGCGCCACGGTGGCGGCCTCTTATGCGCCGGGTGCCTATGTCACCAAGCGTTATACGATCCTCACGGCGGGCAGTATCAGCGGCGCCTTCGCAGGTCCCGTCAACACCAACCTGCCGGCCAACTTCTCCGTCGCGCTGAAGCAGGACGCGACCAGAGTCCATCTCGACCTGACGCTGAACTACGTGCCGGGAGGGCCCGATCCGGGCGGTCCCAATCCGGGCGGCCCCAACCCCGGCGGTCCGAACCCTGGCGGCCCGGACCCGGGTGGACCGGTGCCGCCGCGCTTCGGCACGGGCCTGACCGTCAATCAGGCCCATGTCGCCCGCGCCTTGGTGAATTCGTTCAACACGGCCGGTGGCATTCCGCTCGTTTTCGGTGCGCTGACGCCGACAGGCCTGTCGGGTGCTTCCGGCGAGGCCGCGACCGGCATTCAAGCCGCGACCATCGGCGTGATGAGCCGCTTCCTCGGCCTGATGACCGATCCCTATTCCAATGGCCGCAACGCGAGCGTCACCGAGATGGCCGATCTCGCGCGCGGCCCGCGCAGCGTGATCGTCGCCGAGCCGGCGCGCTGGAGTGCCTGGGCCTCCGGTTACGGTGGCGTCCAGGCGCTCGGCGGCAATACTGCGATCGGCTCGCACGGCACCTCGACCAGCATCTACGGCAGCGCCTTCGGTGCCGACTATCGGGTGTCGACGGACACCGTCATCGGCTTCGCGCTGGGCGCGGCCGGCACCAGCTACCGCCTCGGCCAGGGGCTCGGCGGCGGCTCCTCCGACGTGTTCCAGATCGGCCTCTACGGCCGCCACCAGATCGGCGCGGCCTATGTTGCGGCGGCGCTCGCCTATGGCTGGCAGGACGTCACCACCGAGCGGCGCTTCATGGGCGACCGCCTGACCGGCCGCTTCACCGCCAACGCCGTCTCGGGCCGTATCGAGACCGGCTACCGCTTCGCCGCCGGCTTTGCGGGCCTGACGCCCTATGCCGCCGGCGAGGTCGTCAGCCTCTCGGTGCCTGGTTATCGCGAGCAGGTGACCTCGGGCTCCGGCCTCTTCGCGCTCGGCTATGCCGGCCGCTCGGCGACCGCCTGGCGCACCGAGCTTGGCCTCCGGGCGGACACGGCGATCCGGATCGGCGAGGCCGAGCTTACCCTGCGCGGGCGGCTCGCCTGGGCCCACAATGTCAACCCGAGCGCCATCGTCAGCGCCTCGTTCACGAGCCTGCCGGCCTCCGGCTTCGTCGTGCAGGGCGCACGCGAGGCGCCGAATGCCCTGCTGACCTCGGCCGGCGCCGAGCTCAAATGGACGAACGGCTGGTCGGCCGCCGCCACCTTCGAGGGCAGCTTCTCAGGCCGTGGCAGTTCCTATGCCGGCCGCGGCACGCTCCGCTACCAGTGGTGA
- a CDS encoding hypothetical protein (MlrC C-terminus): protein MAERRRILLAALFHETHSFVDEVTRLADFSIRRADDVLARRGDGSTVDGFLEVAETEGWVVVPTVDYTALPSGTVEQAVFDQFLAECEAGVKAALAAGRLDGIWLALHGAMVTEACTDPEGALLARIRSIPGCADIPVFGVFDLHANFTAAMADHANALVAYRENPHSDAREAAVRSARLLARALNEGRLPRMVSVNAPVVWPPTGTGTADRPMRDLEALARSIERDNPDIWVVNVVGGYSFSDVPEAGVAFSLATTGPQADARAALDRLNQTAIALRDLGLPPEWDIDEAVRAALAAPGGPHLIVEPADNIGGGAPGDGTSVLRAFLRHGVADSAVAIADPAAVAALAGAKPGEVRRLSIGGKGSAIAEGPVEADVTFVSASDGGFRLEDINSHLAASQGHDFSMGPSAVVTTGGVTVLLTSRKTPPFDLAQFRSQGIHPERLKAIGVKAAVAHRRAYDPIAKGSYTVATPGPCTSRIAELPYTRLRDGVFPIDETGAAG, encoded by the coding sequence ATGGCCGAGCGCCGTCGCATCCTGCTCGCCGCGCTCTTTCACGAGACGCACAGTTTCGTCGACGAGGTCACGCGGCTCGCCGATTTCAGCATCCGGCGCGCCGACGACGTGCTGGCGCGGCGCGGCGACGGCTCGACCGTCGACGGCTTCCTTGAGGTCGCGGAGACCGAAGGCTGGGTGGTGGTGCCGACGGTCGATTATACGGCGCTGCCCTCCGGCACGGTCGAGCAGGCCGTATTCGATCAGTTCCTCGCCGAATGCGAGGCGGGCGTGAAGGCCGCGCTTGCCGCCGGCAGGCTCGACGGCATCTGGCTCGCTTTGCACGGGGCGATGGTGACCGAGGCCTGCACCGACCCGGAAGGCGCCTTGCTGGCGCGGATTCGGAGCATTCCCGGCTGCGCGGACATTCCCGTCTTCGGCGTCTTCGACCTGCATGCCAATTTCACTGCCGCCATGGCGGATCACGCCAATGCGCTCGTCGCCTACCGGGAGAACCCGCACAGCGATGCGCGCGAGGCGGCGGTGCGTTCGGCAAGGCTCCTGGCGCGGGCGCTGAACGAAGGGCGCCTGCCGCGCATGGTCTCGGTCAATGCACCGGTCGTCTGGCCGCCGACCGGCACCGGCACCGCCGACCGCCCGATGCGCGACCTGGAGGCGCTGGCGCGCAGCATCGAACGGGACAATCCGGACATCTGGGTGGTCAATGTCGTCGGCGGCTATTCCTTCTCCGACGTGCCGGAGGCGGGCGTCGCCTTCTCGCTCGCCACCACCGGGCCGCAGGCGGATGCCCGTGCCGCACTCGATCGTCTGAACCAGACCGCGATCGCGTTGCGCGATCTCGGGCTGCCGCCGGAATGGGATATCGACGAGGCTGTGCGCGCGGCGCTCGCCGCCCCGGGCGGCCCGCATCTCATCGTCGAACCCGCCGACAATATCGGCGGCGGTGCGCCGGGCGACGGCACCTCGGTGCTGCGCGCCTTCCTGCGCCACGGGGTTGCAGACAGCGCGGTGGCGATCGCCGACCCTGCCGCCGTCGCGGCGCTGGCCGGCGCGAAACCCGGCGAGGTCAGGCGGCTCTCGATCGGCGGCAAGGGCAGCGCCATTGCCGAAGGGCCGGTCGAGGCGGATGTCACCTTCGTCAGCGCGAGCGACGGTGGCTTCCGGCTGGAGGATATCAACAGCCATCTTGCCGCCTCGCAGGGCCACGATTTCAGCATGGGGCCGAGTGCGGTGGTGACCACCGGCGGCGTCACCGTGCTGCTGACCAGCCGCAAGACCCCGCCCTTCGACCTCGCCCAGTTCCGCTCGCAGGGCATCCATCCGGAAAGGCTGAAGGCGATCGGCGTCAAGGCGGCGGTGGCGCACCGGCGTGCCTATGATCCGATCGCCAAGGGCAGCTACACGGTCGCAACCCCCGGCCCCTGCACGAGCCGCATCGCGGAACTGCCCTATACCCGCCTGCGGGACGGCGTGTTCCCGATCGATGAAACCGGGGCGGCCGGCTGA
- the hbpA_1 gene encoding Heme-binding protein A precursor, whose product MTSPFPMAQFPVAARGPSRRSLIQILAAVGTGTAVPGIWNGPALGQAPVAGGAITIGADADPIGLDPVTVTAFSSFDFTSLIYSGLLRWNAEMKIEPDLATGFEQPDPKTYIFRLRQGVTFHNGQAFTAADVKHTFDRIMDPATGSRLRALYSSIDTVTAVDPVTVRFALKTTDAAFLSNLATNPNGAIVPSGVEGLDRRPVGTGPFAFEAYQPNQQFALTRHAGYYETGQPHLARVVFKFYKDQATLTSALRSRAIDMTWLKDPKVAAAITRAAPNLVSAPGQTSRTFPIWLNMKAKPLDDVRVRRALSLATNRKACLDTVLGGSGKIGAMIPESQVGGYDGTGELPYYRHDPAAAKALLAEAGHAGGIDLGDYIIVAANPLDVACAQILQQQWQAAGITVKLVPMETAPLLNMWATGTWPTLLSVALSWTPDPDTIFQYVRSDSSFGKAMGASDAELDRMILEARAELDTAKRGARNLDIQKRIADQAYVLQIYQYPLRWEIWWNHVHGYVPLAANIRSFVRTTWLKK is encoded by the coding sequence ATGACATCGCCGTTTCCGATGGCGCAGTTTCCGGTGGCCGCGCGCGGCCCGTCGCGGCGCAGCCTCATCCAGATCCTCGCCGCGGTCGGCACGGGCACGGCGGTCCCCGGCATATGGAACGGGCCGGCCCTCGGCCAGGCTCCGGTCGCCGGCGGCGCGATCACCATCGGCGCCGATGCCGATCCGATCGGCCTCGATCCGGTGACGGTTACCGCCTTTTCGTCCTTCGATTTCACCAGCCTGATCTACAGCGGCCTCCTGCGCTGGAACGCCGAGATGAAGATCGAGCCGGATCTGGCGACCGGCTTCGAGCAGCCCGATCCGAAGACCTATATCTTCAGGCTGCGGCAGGGCGTGACGTTCCACAACGGCCAGGCCTTCACGGCCGCCGACGTCAAACACACGTTCGACCGGATCATGGACCCGGCCACCGGCAGCCGGCTGAGGGCGCTCTATTCCAGCATCGACACGGTAACGGCCGTCGATCCCGTCACGGTGCGGTTTGCCCTCAAGACGACGGACGCGGCTTTCTTGAGCAATCTCGCGACCAATCCGAACGGCGCCATCGTGCCGAGCGGCGTCGAGGGCCTCGACCGGCGGCCGGTCGGCACCGGCCCCTTCGCCTTCGAGGCCTATCAGCCGAACCAGCAGTTCGCGCTGACGCGCCATGCCGGCTATTACGAGACCGGCCAGCCGCATCTCGCCCGCGTCGTGTTCAAGTTCTACAAGGACCAGGCGACGCTGACCTCGGCGCTGCGCTCGCGCGCCATCGACATGACCTGGCTGAAGGACCCGAAGGTGGCGGCGGCCATCACGCGCGCCGCGCCCAATCTCGTCTCGGCGCCCGGCCAGACCTCGCGCACCTTCCCGATCTGGCTGAACATGAAGGCCAAGCCCCTCGACGATGTCAGGGTGCGCCGCGCGCTGAGCCTCGCCACCAACCGCAAGGCCTGCCTCGACACGGTGCTCGGCGGCTCCGGCAAGATCGGCGCGATGATCCCGGAAAGCCAGGTCGGCGGCTATGACGGCACCGGCGAGCTGCCCTACTACCGGCACGATCCGGCGGCGGCGAAGGCGCTGCTGGCGGAAGCCGGCCATGCCGGCGGCATCGATCTCGGCGATTACATCATCGTCGCGGCCAACCCGCTCGACGTCGCCTGCGCGCAGATCCTCCAGCAGCAATGGCAGGCGGCCGGCATCACGGTGAAGCTGGTGCCGATGGAGACCGCGCCGCTGCTCAACATGTGGGCCACCGGCACCTGGCCGACGCTGCTCTCTGTGGCGCTGTCCTGGACGCCGGATCCCGACACGATCTTCCAGTATGTCCGGTCCGACAGCAGTTTCGGCAAGGCGATGGGCGCCAGCGACGCCGAGCTCGACCGGATGATCCTGGAGGCGCGCGCCGAGCTCGATACGGCGAAGCGCGGCGCGCGCAACCTCGACATCCAGAAGCGCATCGCCGACCAGGCCTATGTGCTGCAGATCTACCAATATCCGCTGCGCTGGGAGATCTGGTGGAACCATGTCCACGGCTACGTGCCGCTCGCGGCCAATATCCGCTCCTTCGTGCGCACGACATGGCTGAAGAAATAG
- the dppB_4 gene encoding Dipeptide transport system permease protein DppB: MTRFILGRLAAMAAILLGVSLVAFLLMRAIPGDFAIAAAGAQNVGPDVLAAMRRDLGLDQPLAAQYLAWLGHALKGDLGTSFVTRQPVLGEVVDRLAVTFELTLIAAVMAAVLGLATGLAAARLGGFVDWLLRLVNGFVLAVPNYVVATLMVLLFGLYLPGVTIFGYTPFLEDPLANLASLVLPALALALGVSVTIAENTRAAVLEVASQDFVMVARAKGLKSGTILGHYLLRNALTPVITAAGLKIAALLGGSILVETIFAIPGMGQYLFDSITSRDYPVIQAIVLVAAGIVVLVNTVIDIAYARVDARVQM; this comes from the coding sequence ATGACCCGCTTCATCCTCGGCCGCCTCGCCGCGATGGCGGCGATCCTGCTCGGTGTCTCGCTCGTGGCCTTCCTTCTGATGCGTGCCATTCCCGGCGACTTCGCCATCGCCGCCGCCGGCGCGCAGAATGTCGGCCCGGACGTGCTCGCCGCCATGCGCCGCGACCTCGGCCTCGACCAGCCGCTCGCGGCGCAATATCTCGCCTGGCTCGGCCATGCGCTGAAAGGCGATCTCGGCACCTCCTTCGTCACCCGCCAGCCGGTGCTCGGTGAAGTCGTGGACCGGCTCGCCGTCACCTTCGAGCTGACCCTGATCGCCGCCGTCATGGCCGCGGTCCTCGGCCTTGCCACCGGGCTCGCCGCGGCCCGGCTCGGCGGCTTCGTCGACTGGCTGCTCCGGCTCGTCAACGGCTTCGTCCTGGCCGTGCCGAACTATGTCGTCGCCACGCTGATGGTGCTGCTGTTCGGGCTCTACCTGCCCGGGGTCACGATCTTCGGCTACACGCCGTTCCTGGAGGATCCGCTCGCCAATCTCGCAAGCCTCGTCCTGCCGGCCCTCGCGCTGGCGCTCGGCGTGTCCGTGACGATCGCCGAGAATACCCGCGCCGCGGTGCTTGAGGTCGCCTCCCAGGATTTCGTCATGGTCGCCCGCGCCAAGGGGCTGAAGTCCGGCACGATCCTCGGCCACTATCTCCTGCGCAACGCGCTCACCCCGGTCATCACCGCGGCCGGCCTCAAGATCGCCGCCCTGCTCGGCGGCTCGATCCTGGTCGAGACCATCTTCGCCATTCCCGGCATGGGCCAATATCTCTTCGATTCCATCACCAGCCGCGACTATCCGGTGATCCAGGCCATCGTGCTGGTCGCCGCCGGCATCGTCGTGCTGGTCAATACGGTCATCGACATCGCCTATGCGCGGGTCGATGCGCGGGTGCAGATGTGA
- the gsiD_6 gene encoding Glutathione transport system permease protein GsiD: MSDVAEDTHLGAVTPAAHRRRPASRGGLLVGIGLAMLAAMLIVTVFAPLIAPFDPAATSPDSLAGASARHWLGTDQIGRDVLSRLIVGGRTTLMITVSAVAIALVAGLILGLAAGYCGGFVDETIMRVLDVVFAFPVLLLAIAVVAALGPTVPNLIVTIAIVYTPAMARVVRAPVLSVKQWDHVEAARSIGMSELRLVLRHVLPIVASPILVATSLTLSQTIFTVTALSFLGLGPPPPDPNWGGMLSEARQFMELAPLTVIGPAAAIVFATLTFIVLANGLREVLDVGGSR, from the coding sequence GTGAGCGACGTCGCGGAGGACACACACCTTGGCGCGGTCACGCCGGCGGCGCACAGACGTCGGCCCGCGAGCCGGGGCGGGCTGCTGGTCGGCATCGGCCTCGCCATGCTTGCGGCCATGCTGATCGTCACGGTCTTCGCGCCGCTGATCGCGCCCTTCGATCCCGCCGCCACATCGCCGGATTCGCTCGCCGGCGCCAGCGCGCGGCACTGGCTCGGCACGGACCAGATCGGCCGCGACGTGCTGAGCCGCCTCATCGTCGGCGGCCGCACCACGCTCATGATCACGGTCAGCGCCGTCGCCATCGCGCTGGTCGCCGGCCTGATCCTCGGCCTCGCCGCCGGCTATTGCGGCGGCTTCGTCGACGAGACGATCATGCGCGTGCTGGACGTCGTCTTCGCCTTCCCGGTGCTGCTGCTCGCCATCGCCGTCGTCGCCGCCCTCGGCCCGACCGTGCCCAACCTCATCGTCACCATCGCCATCGTCTATACGCCCGCCATGGCGCGGGTGGTACGCGCGCCGGTGCTCAGCGTGAAGCAGTGGGACCACGTGGAGGCCGCGCGCAGCATCGGCATGAGCGAGCTGCGCCTCGTGCTGCGCCACGTCCTGCCCATCGTGGCCTCGCCGATCCTGGTCGCGACCAGCCTGACCCTGTCGCAGACCATCTTCACCGTCACCGCCCTCTCCTTTCTCGGCCTCGGCCCGCCGCCGCCGGATCCCAACTGGGGCGGCATGCTTTCGGAAGCGCGCCAGTTCATGGAGCTCGCGCCGCTCACGGTGATCGGCCCCGCCGCCGCCATCGTCTTTGCCACGCTCACCTTCATCGTGCTCGCCAACGGCCTGCGCGAGGTGCTGGATGTCGGGGGTTCGCGATGA